A region of Bacillus cabrialesii DNA encodes the following proteins:
- the manA gene encoding mannose-6-phosphate isomerase, class I gives MTQSPIFLTPVFKEKIWGGTALRDRFGYGIPSETTGECWAISAHPKGPSTVANGPFKGKTLIELWEEHREVFGGVEGDQFPLLTKLLDVKENMSIKVHPDDYYAGENEEGELGKTECWYIIDCKENAEIIYGHTARSKTELVTMINSGDWEGLLRKIKIKPGDFYYVPSGTLHALCKGALVLETQQNSDATYRVYDYDRIDNDGSPRELHFAKAVNAATVPHVDGYIDESTESRKGITIKTFVQGEYFSVYKWDINGEAELSQDEFFLLCSVIEGSGLLMYEDETCPLKKGDHFILPAQMPDFSIKGACTLIVSHI, from the coding sequence ATGACGCAATCACCGATTTTTCTAACGCCTGTGTTTAAAGAAAAAATCTGGGGCGGAACCGCTTTACGAGATAGATTTGGATACGGTATTCCTTCAGAAACAACAGGGGAATGCTGGGCCATTTCCGCTCATCCAAAAGGACCGAGCACAGTGGCGAATGGCCCGTTTAAAGGAAAGACACTGATCGAGCTTTGGGAAGAGCATCGTGAAGTATTCGGCGGTGTAGAGGGGGATCAATTTCCGCTTCTGACAAAGCTGCTGGACGTGAAGGAAAATATGTCGATTAAAGTTCACCCTGATGATTATTATGCCGGCGAAAATGAAGAGGGAGAACTCGGCAAGACGGAATGCTGGTACATTATCGACTGTAAGGAAAACGCGGAAATCATTTATGGGCATACGGCCCGCTCAAAAACCGAACTTGTCACAATGATCAACAGCGGTGACTGGGAGGGCCTGCTGCGAAAAATAAAGATTAAACCGGGGGATTTCTATTATGTGCCGAGCGGTACGCTGCACGCCTTGTGTAAGGGGGCACTTGTTTTAGAAACACAGCAAAATTCAGATGCCACATACAGGGTGTACGACTATGACCGGATAGATAACGACGGAAGTCCAAGAGAGCTGCATTTTGCCAAAGCGGTCAATGCGGCCACGGTTCCCCATGTGGACGGATATATAGACGAATCGACGGAATCAAGAAAGGGAATCACCATTAAAACGTTTGTCCAAGGCGAATATTTTTCGGTATATAAATGGGACATAAATGGCGAAGCTGAGCTGTCTCAGGATGAATTCTTCCTGCTATGCAGCGTCATAGAAGGGAGCGGATTACTGATGTATGAAGATGAAACATGTCCGCTCAAAAAAGGCGATCACTTTATTTTGCCCGCTCAAATGCCCGATTTTTCGATTAAAGGAGCTTGTACGCTGATCGTGTCTCATATTTGA
- a CDS encoding spore germination protein, whose translation MQIDSDLQNNLDTLKKTLGRNDDMMFYTFAFGDSRQKACLLYIDGLTENKMLAQYVISPLQREALAHKESSIEDLSAFFFGFHHRVVSTMKEIEQLIFTGHAVLLADGYCGGLAFDTKSVETRSLEEPSSEIVERGPKIGFIEKLRTNTALLRERTSDPNLVIKEMTLGKRTKKKIAVAYIQDIAPDYVVKEVFKRLKSVKIDDLPESGTLEQLIEDEPFSIFPTILSTERPDRVESALLEGRVSILVDGTPFALVVPVTVDEFIHSPDDYSQRWIAMSLIRMIRYSSILITIYLPGLYVSLVSFHTGLLPTRMAISIAGSRLNVPFPPFVEAFFMIFTIELIREAGLRLPKPIGQTIGLIGGVVIGQAAVQAQIVSALMVIVVSVTALASFTVPSYAYNFPLRVIRIAAMISAAVLGMYGVIMVFLFVIGHLMRLKSFGQDYIIPIMAQPGQDLKDTVIRIPTLFLKRRPTRNDPEDNIRQR comes from the coding sequence ATGCAAATCGACTCTGATCTCCAGAACAATTTAGACACACTGAAAAAAACATTGGGACGAAACGACGACATGATGTTTTATACATTTGCTTTCGGAGACAGCAGACAAAAGGCGTGTTTACTGTATATTGACGGTCTGACAGAAAATAAAATGCTGGCGCAGTATGTCATTTCTCCTTTACAAAGAGAAGCGTTAGCCCATAAGGAAAGCTCGATTGAAGACTTATCCGCCTTTTTTTTCGGTTTTCACCACAGGGTTGTCTCTACAATGAAAGAAATAGAGCAGCTCATTTTTACCGGGCACGCCGTTTTGCTCGCTGATGGCTATTGCGGAGGATTGGCTTTTGACACGAAGTCAGTAGAAACGCGCAGTCTTGAAGAGCCGTCTTCCGAAATTGTTGAACGCGGACCGAAAATAGGATTTATTGAAAAGCTGCGGACAAACACGGCGCTTTTACGTGAACGGACGAGTGATCCTAATCTCGTTATAAAGGAAATGACACTCGGAAAAAGGACGAAAAAGAAAATCGCTGTCGCTTATATTCAGGATATCGCCCCAGATTATGTCGTCAAAGAAGTGTTTAAAAGGCTGAAATCAGTCAAAATAGATGATTTGCCGGAATCAGGGACACTTGAACAGCTGATTGAAGATGAACCATTTTCGATTTTTCCCACGATATTAAGCACAGAACGGCCAGATCGGGTCGAAAGTGCTCTATTAGAAGGACGGGTATCCATATTAGTAGATGGTACGCCGTTTGCTTTAGTAGTGCCGGTAACGGTTGACGAATTTATCCATTCGCCTGATGATTACAGCCAGCGCTGGATTGCAATGTCACTTATCCGTATGATTCGTTATTCCAGCATCCTGATCACCATTTATCTGCCCGGTCTGTATGTCTCTCTCGTTTCTTTTCACACCGGGCTCTTGCCGACAAGAATGGCGATCTCTATTGCAGGCAGCAGGCTTAACGTACCGTTCCCCCCTTTTGTAGAAGCCTTTTTTATGATCTTTACAATAGAGCTGATCAGAGAAGCCGGATTGAGACTGCCAAAACCGATCGGACAGACGATTGGCCTGATCGGCGGAGTTGTCATCGGACAGGCGGCTGTTCAGGCGCAAATTGTCAGCGCACTGATGGTCATTGTCGTATCTGTCACTGCCCTGGCATCTTTTACCGTTCCTTCATACGCCTATAACTTTCCGCTCCGGGTTATACGCATTGCTGCAATGATAAGTGCGGCAGTACTTGGCATGTACGGCGTCATTATGGTCTTCCTGTTTGTGATCGGCCACTTAATGCGCCTGAAAAGCTTCGGGCAGGATTACATTATTCCGATCATGGCACAGCCCGGACAAGATTTGAAGGACACCGTCATCCGTATTCCTACTCTATTTTTAAAAAGAAGACCTACACGGAACGATCCCGAAGATAACATCAGACAAAGGTGA
- a CDS encoding spore germination protein, translating into MRKSEHKLTFMQTLIMISSTLIGAGVLTLPRSAAETDSPSGWLMILLQGVIFMIIALLFLPFLQRNSGKTLFKLNSIIAGKFIGLLLNLFISLYFIGIVCYQARILGEVVGFFQLKNTPMSVVVFLFLAVAIYHVGGGVYPIAKVYAYIFPITLIIFMILLMFSFRLFQLDFIRPVFEGGYQSFFSLFPKTLLYFSGFEIIFYLVPFMRDPKQAKKAVALGIATSTVFYSITLFIVIGCMTVAEAKTVTWPTISLIHALEVPGIFIERFDLFLQLTWTAQQFACMLGSFKGAHIGLTEVFQLKNKNNAWLLTAMLAVTFFLTLYPKDLNDVFYYGTLLGYAFLIVIAIPFFIWFLSWILKKLGRDQLQ; encoded by the coding sequence ATGAGGAAATCAGAGCATAAACTGACATTTATGCAGACGCTCATTATGATAAGCAGCACACTGATCGGCGCCGGTGTTTTAACCCTTCCCCGCTCAGCTGCTGAAACAGACAGCCCGAGCGGCTGGCTTATGATCCTGTTGCAGGGCGTTATTTTTATGATCATCGCTCTGCTTTTTTTGCCTTTTCTTCAAAGAAACAGCGGAAAAACGCTTTTTAAGCTCAACAGCATCATAGCAGGGAAATTCATCGGCCTTCTATTGAATTTGTTTATCTCTCTTTATTTCATTGGGATTGTTTGCTATCAAGCTCGGATATTGGGGGAGGTCGTCGGATTCTTTCAGCTGAAAAATACGCCCATGTCGGTTGTTGTGTTTCTATTTCTTGCGGTTGCCATCTATCACGTGGGCGGAGGCGTTTATCCAATTGCAAAGGTATACGCTTATATTTTTCCTATTACCCTTATTATTTTTATGATACTTCTGATGTTCAGCTTTCGCTTATTTCAGCTTGATTTTATTCGGCCTGTTTTTGAAGGAGGCTATCAAAGTTTTTTCTCTTTATTCCCAAAAACACTTTTATATTTCTCAGGATTTGAAATCATTTTTTATCTCGTCCCGTTCATGAGAGATCCGAAGCAAGCGAAAAAGGCTGTCGCTTTAGGCATTGCGACCTCCACAGTGTTCTACAGCATTACGTTGTTCATTGTGATTGGCTGTATGACTGTGGCTGAGGCCAAAACAGTGACGTGGCCGACCATTTCCCTTATTCACGCATTAGAGGTCCCGGGTATTTTTATTGAACGATTTGATCTCTTTTTACAGCTGACCTGGACAGCTCAGCAATTTGCCTGTATGCTCGGATCCTTCAAGGGCGCCCATATCGGGTTAACTGAAGTCTTTCAGCTGAAAAATAAAAACAATGCATGGCTGCTGACTGCCATGCTGGCTGTGACATTTTTCTTAACGCTGTACCCAAAGGATCTGAATGATGTATTTTATTACGGAACGCTTCTCGGTTATGCTTTTTTAATTGTGATTGCAATCCCATTCTTCATCTGGTTTTTAAGCTGGATACTGAAAAAACTGGGGAGGGATCAGCTGCAATGA
- a CDS encoding Ger(x)C family spore germination protein — protein sequence MKTITKLTVMFLMLQVLCGCWDVRNIEKLSFARGLAIDETDDHKYKLTYQNLLPQSENSQTSGKPEFVNVTSHGKTILEAVSDVSIKDPPIYSDHLKVILLGEKLMRNQNIDQVFNHFIRDDELRRSSYLMVARGKAADILTKGSPDQQQPMPSEKLIDLTTHSGYNGKIMMPLRIGRASVYSQNGYSYLIQAVKNQKGKAKYDGAGIVKRGSNKLVGFLSANETQTLTWVMGTIQGGVMPTKDKGHPITFEIKKSKTKIKAVIKNGKPIFQISVKTKGILTEDQNPKENSFSEGYLSKLENIFEKKLERDVKKVMDKLQHQYKTDPVFLSDYIRVQYPDYWNKVKGHWDELFSEADFTYDISFKISNFGTVGK from the coding sequence ATGAAGACCATAACAAAGCTCACAGTCATGTTTCTCATGCTGCAGGTTCTCTGCGGATGCTGGGATGTCAGGAATATTGAAAAACTATCCTTCGCCAGAGGTCTGGCGATTGATGAGACAGATGATCATAAGTATAAATTAACGTATCAAAACCTTCTTCCACAGAGTGAAAACAGCCAAACATCCGGCAAACCCGAATTTGTCAATGTGACATCCCACGGTAAAACCATTCTGGAAGCAGTCAGTGATGTATCCATTAAGGACCCTCCTATTTATAGCGATCATTTAAAGGTGATTCTTTTGGGAGAAAAACTGATGAGAAATCAAAACATAGACCAAGTCTTCAACCATTTTATTCGGGATGACGAGCTGCGGCGAAGCAGCTATTTGATGGTGGCAAGAGGGAAAGCGGCTGATATTTTAACAAAAGGAAGCCCCGATCAGCAACAGCCCATGCCCTCTGAAAAACTGATTGATTTGACAACTCACAGCGGATATAACGGAAAGATTATGATGCCGCTCCGCATCGGCAGGGCTTCCGTCTACTCCCAGAACGGCTACAGTTATCTCATCCAAGCCGTAAAAAACCAAAAGGGAAAAGCCAAGTATGACGGAGCAGGCATTGTCAAAAGAGGCAGCAATAAACTCGTTGGTTTTCTTTCAGCAAATGAAACCCAGACACTGACATGGGTGATGGGGACGATCCAAGGCGGCGTCATGCCGACGAAAGATAAAGGGCATCCGATTACGTTTGAGATTAAAAAGTCGAAAACGAAAATTAAGGCGGTGATTAAAAACGGAAAGCCAATATTTCAGATTTCTGTTAAAACGAAAGGCATCCTGACTGAAGACCAAAACCCGAAAGAGAACTCCTTTAGCGAGGGCTATTTGAGCAAGCTGGAGAATATTTTCGAGAAAAAGCTTGAACGCGATGTAAAGAAGGTCATGGATAAACTGCAGCACCAGTATAAAACCGATCCGGTCTTTTTATCGGACTACATTCGTGTTCAATACCCTGATTACTGGAATAAAGTAAAAGGACATTGGGATGAATTATTTTCCGAGGCTGATTTTACATACGATATTTCCTTCAAAATCAGTAACTTCGGCACAGTAGGAAAGTGA